A single Anopheles maculipalpis chromosome 3RL, idAnoMacuDA_375_x, whole genome shotgun sequence DNA region contains:
- the LOC126565372 gene encoding uncharacterized protein LOC126565372, which translates to MDKYEENILRLNKKIRELITQLDYMETKNRKLRQENSVLVEDVANFRVQYAVAEEGRLRCKSALEKEIVRNAEQYEAQVLLKKRYNDLIQEYVTQNQKLKAFEQSAREAKQSRAKRKQIPVEIIGNLSDIGKPKSAENKIVSLEHRCGVLEKQLYKAYDTIDDLEFELESIDHLEATNERLERQISSLKAQLDQCRCEPLTPDSANSVTSSLNQATL; encoded by the exons ATGGATAAATACGAGGAAAACATTTTGCGGTTGAACAAAAAGATTCGTGAACTAATTACTCAATTAGACTACA TGGAAACAAAGAATCGTAAGCTGCGACAAGAAAACAGTGTGCTGGTGGAGGATGTAGCCAACTTCCGGGTACAGTATGCGGTGGCCGAGGAGGGACGGCTGCGATGTAAGTCGGCGCTGGAAAAGGAAATCGTTAGAAATGCTGAACAGTACGAAGCTCAGGTGCTGCTTAAAAAGCGTTACAATGATCTTATTCAAGAATATGTCACCCAAAACCAGAAGCTGAAAGCCTTCGAGCAAAGTGCAAGGGAAGCGAAACAATCGAGagcgaaaaggaaacaaataccAGTGGAAATTATTG GCAACCTTTCTGATATAGGAAAGCCCAAAtcagcagaaaataaaatagtttctCTCGAGCACCGTTGTGGAGTTTTGGAAAAGCAACTCTACAAAGCCTATGACACGATTGATGATTTAGAATTCGAGCTAGAATCG atTGATCATCTCGAAGCAACGAATGAACGTTTGGAACGACAGATAAGTAGTTTGAAAGCCCAGTTGGATCAATGTCGTTGCGAGCCTTTGACACCTGATAGTGCCAATAGTGTGACCTCATCCTTGAACCAAGCTACATTGTAA
- the LOC126565493 gene encoding larval cuticle protein A2B-like produces the protein MAFKFLAVVAFLAVASAQHYDPHHYQPQYQQYHHEPAVVKTIQPALIKTVQPALVKTVKHIEYPEAPAEYQFQYSVHDDHTGDIKSQQEERHGDDVKGQYTLIDADGHRRVVDYTADEHNGFNAVVRREPLEGHKIVKTIAPVAKVIAPLPVAKVYSAPITKVVAPQVHYSHQPHYDQHY, from the exons atggcaTTCAAA TTTCTAGCCGTCGTAGCTTTCCTGGCTGTTGCCAGCGCTCAGCATTACGACCCACACCATTACCAGCCACAGTATCAGCAGTACCATCATGAGCCGGCTGTTGTGAAAACCATCCAGCCAGCTCTTATCAAGACCGTCCAGCCCGCTCTGGTCAAGACTGTGAAGCATATCGAGTACCCAGAAGCCCCGGCCGAATACCAGTTCCAGTACTCCGTGCACGATGACCACACCGGAGACATCAAGAGCCAGCAGGAGGAACGTCACGGCGATGATGTTAAGGGACAGTACACCCTGATCGATGCCGATGGACACCGTCGTGTCGTTGACTACACCGCCGATGAGCACAATGGATTCAACGCCGTCGTCCGCCGTGAACCTCTTGAGGGACACAAGATCGTCAAGACGATCGCCCCAGTTGCCAAAGTGATTGCCCCGCTGCCAGTTGCCAAGGTGTACAGCGCTCCGATCACGAAGGTAGTCGCTCCCCAGGTTCACTACAGCCACCAGCCCCATTACGACCAACACTATTAA
- the LOC126565749 gene encoding larval cuticle protein A2B-like, with amino-acid sequence MAFKIFVTLAVLGVANAVLLPTLVKKVELEAPAEYQFSYSVHDEHTGDIKSQQEERHGDDVKGQYTLVDADGHRRVVDYTADEHNGFNAVVRREPLTGHKLVKTVVPVTKVAVPVAHYVAPALKVAVPVAKYAVPVAKVVAPAHVATVSFSAPSLTYHY; translated from the exons ATGGCTTTCAAA ATTTTCGTTACTTTGGCCGTCTTGGGCGTTGCCAATGCTGTCCTGCTCCCAACGCTGGTTAAGAAAGTAGAGCTGGAAGCCCCGGCTGAGTACCAGTTCTCGTACTCCGTACACGACGAACATACCGGAGACATCAAGAGCCAGCAGGAGGAACGTCATGGCGATGATGTTAAGGGACAGTACACTCTGGTTGATGCGGATGGACACCGTCGTGTCGTTGACTATACCGCTGACGAGCATAATGGATTCAACGCCGTCGTCCGTCGTGAGCCACTGACGGGACACAAGCTGGTTAAGACTGTGGTTCCGGTGACCAAGGTTGCCGTACCGGTAGCTCACTATGTAGCTCCGGCTCTGAAGGTTGCTGTACCTGTTGCCAAATACGCCGTCCCGGTTGCCAAGGTTGTTGCCCCAGCACATGTGGCTACTGTTAGCTTCTCTGCTCCAAGCCTTACCTATCACTACTAA
- the LOC126560639 gene encoding cuticle protein 7-like, which translates to MKIIMQDKLSILLLCTTAVVSAAILPVTHHLGDDHGPVEYRFEYSVNDDHTGDSKRQHEERHGDKVTGQYSLIDADGYRRIVDYSADKHTGFVANVHREPIKGFHMVTTPNKVKVVPVVKFVKSITLAPVLHHTEPVHHVIPVHHIKHHQIIPHIHVQNSVVYAPKHGNSVHSHTSFKSENVSYQY; encoded by the exons ATGAAAATCATCATGCAAgacaag ttATCCATTCTTCTGCTCTGTACCACAGCAGTAGTTAGCGCTGCTATATTGCCAGTGACGCATCATCTTGGCGACGATCACGGCCCAGTAGAGTATCGATTCGAGTATTCTGTAAATGATGACCATACTGGTGACTCAAAGCGACAACATGAAGAACGCCACGGTGATAAAGTGACCGGCCAGTACAGTCTGATCGACGCAGATGGTTATCGCCGTATTGTAGATTACTCTGCCGACAAACATACGGGATTTGTAGCTAACGTACACCGTGAGCCTATTAAAGGATTCCATATGGTCACCACACCAAACAAAGTAAAGGTAGTTCCGGTGGTAAAGTTTGTGAAATCGATAACTTTGGCTCCGGTGTTACATCATACTGAGCCAGTTCATCATGTAATCCCAGTACATCACATAAAGCATCATCAGATTATTCCACATATTCACGTGCAAAACTCGGTAGTGTATGCGCCTAAACATGGCAATAGTGTACACTCTCATACTAGCTTCAAAAGTGAAAATGTAAGCTATCAGTATTGA
- the LOC126560640 gene encoding larval cuticle protein A2B-like: MLLKIVGIIGLVAVVCGQNHYGAHNDVQHDVVHYHHDEEHHGPAHYEYHYDVHDDHTGDVHGHREARKEDSTHGEYYLIDADGHKRTVKYHVEGKSGFIAEVHREPIKGFHDAPAHHNFHHKFEEKY, from the exons ATGCTCCTGAAG ATAGTAGGAATAATTGGACTAGTGGCTGTTGTTTGCGGTCAAAATCACTACGGTGCGCATAACGATGTTCAACATGATGTAGTGCATTATCATCACGACGAAGAGCATCACGGACCAGCGCACTATGAGTACCACTACGATGTGCATGATGACCACACTGGCGACGTCCACGGTCATCGCGAAGCACGAAAGGAAGACTCCACACACGGCGAATACTATCTGATCGATGCTGATGGTCACAAACGCACTGTCAAGTACCACGTTGAGGGCAAGAGTGGATTTATCGCAGAGGTACACCGAGAACCGATCAAGGGCTTCCACGACGCTCCTGCACATCATAATTTCCATCAtaagtttgaagaaaaatattga
- the LOC126565637 gene encoding larval cuticle protein A2B-like, whose amino-acid sequence MYSKIIVVLALVAAISAQSHYGHQQQYHHEEEHHGPVHYEYHYDIHDDHTGDVHGQKEARKDDTTQGEYYLIDADGHKRTVTYHVEGKSGFIAEVHREPIKGYQAPQPQYHHQPQYHHQAPSHQNYHN is encoded by the exons ATGTACTCCAAG ATCATCGTTGTTCTTGCCCTGGTGGCCGCCATCAGTGCCCAATCTCACTACGGACATCAGCAACAGTACCATCATGAAGAAGAGCACCACGGACCAGTGCACTACGAGTATCACTATGACATCCATGATGACCACACTGGTGATGTCCATGGACAAAAGGAGGCCCGCAAGGACGACACTACTCAGGGCGAGTACTACCTGATCGATGCTGATGGCCACAAGCGTACCGTCACATACCACGTTGAGGGTAAGAGCGGATTCATCGCTGAAGTGCACCGTGAACCGATCAAGGGATACCAGGCTCCCCAGCCTCAGTACCATCACCAGCCACAATACCATCATCAGGCTCCTTCCCACCAAAATTATCATAACTAG